A portion of the Thermoflexus hugenholtzii JAD2 genome contains these proteins:
- a CDS encoding putative Ig domain-containing protein, with protein sequence MLRRLIVPAIAFAGLVIASAALSALLRTIPPTPNPPSLLQPEIPPPVVSDRSPVRGALSLSGSALPNGGLFILGDPIRLHIDQRPTRVRYRLTDAYGPADWTINGEIFESDGQIQVDPTGGAWLVLPTDRLTRYGFYRLDLFTDQGELQDLRIGLVDPIIRLGPDSPSPLGFIIAIDPYPGFAAQIAHLGIKWVHFDIPVDTDSSVLEALTPSVQSFVSEALSSDITPIFKLIGGAPPGARDYNSAFYQNLRRVAQAYREQVHNWIVGNEIDGCGWWQPCDFNLYVTFLRGVAQVIRSVDPSARILAADLYQGDSQVLRLMLEEERRDPGFTLFDVLSVHYLEEGSGEGLSPDGCCGSINTYLQVMQSYGVMKPVWNTEALSPLRGGIHWRPEESSYFRGGQVVPLLSPAKTLVGNLAVGAKKVFFFSYNYDQSLLDGNPARILTERALAVRALADQLQSAVYYGRISEAPSFVEGHLFKNGEETILVIWSNEGNRDIEAVANGINGPAVLFDPLGNRYPLQTINGRTKFRIHYEPQYLRGFTSLPSLTFGDPTNDPPYFISSPITAAVVGRPYFYNAEAYDPDPTGQPNSLVQVTYSLEQGPPGMQLNPDNGILQWIPQQAGRFAVRLRARDPQGASSVQEFEILVSSGSQNTPPVITSQPRTVFTSVGLPFAYNINAMDPDGDPVTYRIRSGPTWLSLDTQTGFLYGIPSSTGAFPVVVQATDTRGASAEQSFVLQVSPPQGAVPPAITSGPTAIPLATVAVIRWQTSQPADSRVRYGQNCDNWERTVTQTEWVVEHAVGLPGLSPQTTYCYEVQSVNSNGASEAKRGTFTTLSRESQVYLPLIARTGRSP encoded by the coding sequence ATGCTTCGTCGTCTCATTGTTCCGGCAATTGCCTTCGCTGGGTTGGTCATTGCCTCGGCGGCTTTATCTGCCCTCCTTCGAACTATACCCCCTACGCCCAATCCGCCTTCCCTCCTTCAGCCGGAGATCCCTCCGCCCGTTGTTTCAGACCGATCCCCTGTCAGAGGCGCCCTGAGCCTCAGCGGCTCTGCCCTCCCCAACGGGGGGCTGTTCATCCTCGGCGATCCGATCCGGCTTCATATCGATCAGCGCCCTACCAGGGTCCGCTATCGCTTGACCGATGCCTACGGCCCGGCAGATTGGACCATCAACGGAGAGATCTTTGAAAGCGATGGACAGATCCAGGTGGATCCTACCGGAGGGGCATGGCTGGTGCTTCCCACAGATCGTCTGACCCGCTACGGGTTTTATCGCCTGGACCTCTTCACCGATCAGGGGGAGCTGCAAGATCTGCGCATCGGGCTGGTGGACCCCATCATCCGGCTGGGGCCGGATAGCCCTTCCCCCCTCGGCTTCATCATCGCCATCGATCCCTACCCCGGCTTCGCCGCTCAGATCGCCCACCTGGGGATCAAGTGGGTTCACTTCGATATCCCCGTCGACACAGATAGCAGCGTCCTGGAAGCCCTGACCCCTTCAGTTCAATCCTTCGTGTCGGAAGCCCTCTCCAGTGACATCACCCCCATCTTCAAGCTCATCGGAGGAGCCCCCCCAGGAGCGCGGGATTACAACAGCGCGTTTTATCAAAACCTGCGCCGGGTTGCTCAGGCCTATCGAGAACAGGTTCACAACTGGATCGTCGGCAACGAGATCGACGGTTGTGGCTGGTGGCAGCCCTGTGATTTCAACCTTTATGTGACCTTCCTCCGCGGCGTCGCTCAGGTGATCCGGAGCGTGGACCCCTCTGCTCGCATCCTGGCCGCCGATCTCTATCAGGGAGACTCTCAGGTGCTCCGCCTGATGCTGGAGGAAGAACGCCGGGACCCGGGCTTCACGCTCTTCGATGTGCTTTCGGTTCATTATCTGGAGGAAGGAAGCGGCGAAGGGCTCTCCCCCGATGGTTGCTGCGGAAGCATCAATACCTACCTTCAGGTTATGCAGAGCTACGGTGTGATGAAACCGGTCTGGAACACAGAAGCTCTCTCTCCTCTGCGAGGCGGCATCCACTGGCGCCCCGAGGAAAGCAGCTACTTCCGGGGCGGACAGGTTGTCCCCCTCCTGTCCCCCGCCAAAACCCTTGTAGGAAATCTGGCCGTCGGCGCGAAGAAGGTTTTCTTCTTCAGCTACAACTACGATCAATCACTCCTCGATGGGAACCCCGCACGGATCCTCACCGAACGGGCCCTCGCTGTTCGCGCCCTGGCAGATCAGTTGCAGAGCGCTGTTTACTACGGGCGAATCAGCGAAGCTCCCTCCTTTGTGGAAGGTCACCTCTTCAAGAACGGCGAGGAAACCATCCTGGTGATCTGGAGCAATGAAGGGAATCGAGACATTGAGGCTGTGGCCAACGGGATCAACGGCCCAGCGGTTCTTTTCGATCCCCTGGGGAATCGTTACCCCTTACAAACAATTAACGGACGCACGAAGTTCCGGATCCATTATGAGCCTCAATACCTGAGGGGGTTCACCAGCCTGCCCTCCCTCACGTTCGGGGATCCCACCAATGATCCCCCCTACTTCATCTCCTCTCCGATCACCGCTGCAGTAGTTGGAAGGCCATATTTCTACAACGCAGAGGCCTATGACCCTGACCCGACCGGTCAGCCGAATAGCCTAGTTCAGGTGACATATAGCCTGGAGCAAGGCCCTCCCGGCATGCAGCTGAATCCAGACAACGGAATCCTCCAGTGGATCCCCCAGCAAGCAGGCCGATTTGCAGTCCGCCTTCGAGCTCGCGATCCTCAAGGAGCATCCAGCGTTCAGGAATTTGAGATCCTCGTCTCCAGCGGATCCCAGAACACCCCTCCGGTGATCACCTCACAACCTCGCACTGTTTTCACCTCCGTCGGCTTGCCCTTCGCCTACAACATCAACGCAATGGATCCAGACGGAGATCCAGTAACCTATCGAATCCGTTCAGGACCCACTTGGCTGAGCCTGGATACGCAAACCGGGTTCCTTTATGGGATCCCTTCATCAACCGGCGCCTTTCCGGTTGTTGTTCAAGCAACAGACACACGAGGGGCCTCCGCTGAGCAATCCTTTGTCCTCCAGGTTTCCCCTCCCCAGGGTGCTGTCCCACCGGCGATCACTTCTGGCCCGACGGCGATCCCGCTGGCCACCGTGGCCGTCATTCGATGGCAGACCTCACAACCCGCAGACAGCCGGGTTCGATATGGACAGAATTGTGATAACTGGGAAAGAACGGTCACTCAGACCGAATGGGTCGTTGAACACGCAGTGGGGCTCCCCGGCTTAAGCCCGCAGACCACCTACTGCTACGAGGTTCAATCTGTGAACTCGAACGGTGCGAGCGAGGCAAAGAGAGGAACGTTCACCACACTGTCCCGGGAGAGTCAGGTCTATCTTCCCCTGATCGCTCGCACGGGTCGATCGCCCTGA
- a CDS encoding NAD(P)/FAD-dependent oxidoreductase, producing MEEGRPAAQPEDPLDEVQEPVTATADVVICGAGIAGISAAYHLSLRKPSLRILLVDSGPPLGLTSDKSTEAYRNWWPGPDGAMVRLMNRSIDLLEELARATGNAFRLNRRGYLYVTADPERAETLLQAAEQTAREGAGPVRRHTGSPGDPPYLPSPPEGFEGLPDGVDAFLDPGLIRRRFPYLTDQAVAVFHVRRCGWLSAHRLGMLLLEQARARGVAFRSARLVGVEVRGGRVQAVRLSVPGGEETVATGCLVNAAGPFLREVARMLDVELPVFCELHCKVMFPDVEGVIPRDAPLIIGADPLQLPWSEEERDLLQEMGRSELLGVLPGGAHLRPEGGPESPYVLMLWPYATRPVDPVFPIPEDPLFPEVVLRGLTTLIPGLRIYISRMPRPAVDGGYYVRTPENRPLIGPLPVAGAYVIGALSGFGIMAAMGAGELLAAHILGEGLPDYAPAFTLDRYERPDYRARLHAWGETWQL from the coding sequence GTGGAGGAGGGAAGGCCCGCCGCCCAGCCCGAAGATCCTCTCGATGAGGTCCAGGAACCGGTGACGGCGACCGCAGACGTGGTGATCTGCGGGGCGGGGATTGCGGGGATCTCCGCCGCTTATCATCTGAGCCTTCGGAAGCCTTCCCTCCGGATCCTCTTGGTGGATTCAGGCCCCCCGTTGGGCCTCACCAGCGACAAGTCCACCGAGGCCTACCGCAACTGGTGGCCGGGGCCCGACGGGGCCATGGTCCGCCTGATGAACCGGAGCATCGATCTCCTGGAGGAGCTGGCCCGGGCGACGGGGAACGCCTTCCGCCTGAACCGGCGGGGCTACCTTTACGTTACAGCTGACCCTGAGCGGGCGGAAACCCTGCTTCAGGCGGCGGAGCAGACCGCCCGGGAAGGGGCGGGGCCGGTCCGTCGCCACACGGGCTCCCCGGGGGATCCACCGTATCTCCCCTCGCCCCCTGAGGGGTTTGAGGGTCTTCCGGATGGCGTGGACGCGTTTCTGGACCCTGGCCTCATCCGCCGTCGTTTCCCGTATCTCACCGACCAAGCGGTGGCTGTGTTCCACGTCCGCCGGTGCGGCTGGCTGAGCGCCCACCGCCTGGGGATGTTGCTTTTGGAGCAGGCCCGGGCGCGGGGGGTCGCCTTCCGATCCGCCCGGCTGGTCGGCGTGGAGGTCCGGGGCGGACGGGTGCAGGCGGTCCGCCTGAGCGTCCCGGGGGGTGAGGAGACGGTGGCCACGGGATGCCTGGTCAACGCGGCCGGCCCCTTCCTCCGGGAGGTGGCCCGGATGCTGGACGTGGAGCTCCCGGTGTTCTGCGAGCTGCATTGTAAGGTGATGTTCCCGGATGTGGAGGGGGTGATCCCCCGGGATGCGCCGTTGATCATCGGGGCGGATCCTCTTCAGTTGCCGTGGTCGGAGGAGGAGCGGGATCTGCTTCAGGAGATGGGGCGTTCGGAGCTGCTCGGGGTGCTGCCCGGGGGCGCGCATCTGCGGCCGGAGGGCGGCCCGGAGAGCCCCTATGTCCTGATGCTCTGGCCTTATGCGACCCGGCCGGTCGATCCGGTCTTCCCGATCCCGGAGGATCCGCTGTTCCCTGAGGTGGTGCTACGCGGGCTGACGACGCTGATCCCCGGGCTGCGGATCTATATCTCGCGCATGCCCCGCCCGGCCGTGGACGGCGGATACTACGTGCGGACCCCGGAGAACCGCCCGTTGATCGGCCCGCTACCGGTGGCGGGGGCGTATGTCATCGGGGCTCTCTCCGGCTTCGGCATCATGGCCGCGATGGGGGCGGGGGAGCTGCTGGCCGCCCACATCCTGGGGGAAGGGCTTCCGGACTATGCGCCCGCCTTCACCCTCGATCGCTACGAGCGACCGGATTACCGAGCCCGCCTGCACGCGTGGGGGGAGACATGGCAACTTTAG
- a CDS encoding radical SAM protein, producing the protein MGRWVIPPEVHGNGRFVISRREFVPAYLKTYEEGRLKEKVEEALSHLGPSCRVCPRLCKGVNRLENAFGVCRVGRYARVASAFPHFGEEDVLRGWRGSGTIFFSWCNLRCVFCQNYEISQLGEGEELTPKELARLMIRLQEMGCHNINFVTPEHVVPQIVEALPYAIEMGLRVPLVYNTSAYDSLESLRVMEGLVDIYMPDFKLWTPERSRKYLLAANYPEVARQAIAEMHRQVGELRVDEDGLALRGVLVRHLVMPSLLDETREIMRWLAGLSRDTYVNLMDQYYPAWKAKTDPRYAEINRRVFRREMEEAFRIAREAGLWRFDVRWRMVIPGLEWIAVE; encoded by the coding sequence ATGGGGCGCTGGGTGATCCCGCCGGAGGTCCATGGGAACGGCCGCTTTGTCATCTCCCGCCGTGAGTTCGTCCCAGCTTACTTGAAGACCTACGAAGAGGGCCGGCTGAAAGAGAAGGTGGAGGAGGCCCTCTCCCACCTGGGGCCCTCCTGTCGGGTCTGTCCGCGCCTGTGCAAGGGGGTGAACCGCCTGGAGAACGCCTTCGGGGTCTGCCGGGTGGGGCGCTACGCCCGCGTGGCCAGCGCCTTCCCCCACTTCGGCGAGGAGGACGTCCTGCGCGGCTGGCGGGGGTCCGGGACCATCTTCTTCTCCTGGTGCAATTTGCGTTGCGTTTTTTGCCAAAACTATGAGATCAGCCAGCTGGGGGAGGGGGAGGAGCTGACGCCGAAGGAGCTGGCCCGGCTGATGATCCGCCTGCAGGAGATGGGCTGTCACAACATCAACTTCGTCACCCCGGAGCACGTGGTCCCGCAGATCGTGGAGGCGCTCCCCTATGCCATCGAGATGGGCCTGCGGGTTCCCCTGGTGTATAACACCAGCGCCTACGACAGCCTGGAGAGCCTGCGGGTGATGGAGGGCCTGGTGGATATCTACATGCCGGATTTCAAGCTCTGGACCCCCGAGCGGAGCCGGAAGTATCTACTGGCGGCGAACTATCCGGAGGTGGCCCGCCAGGCCATCGCCGAGATGCACCGCCAGGTGGGCGAGCTCCGGGTGGACGAGGACGGCCTGGCGCTGCGCGGCGTGCTGGTGCGCCATCTGGTGATGCCCAGCCTCCTGGACGAAACCCGGGAGATCATGCGCTGGCTGGCCGGCCTCTCCCGGGACACCTATGTCAACCTGATGGATCAATATTACCCGGCCTGGAAGGCGAAGACGGACCCCCGCTACGCGGAGATCAACCGGCGGGTGTTCCGCCGGGAGATGGAGGAGGCCTTCCGGATCGCCCGGGAGGCCGGGCTGTGGCGTTTCGACGTCCGCTGGCGGATGGTGATCCCCGGCCTGGAGTGGATCGCCGTCGAATAA
- a CDS encoding PSP1 domain-containing protein: MTAEMIPDGERVVGVRFHPVGKIYHFDPGPYDLQVGDWVIVETPRGKQLGRVVSLGMPRSGRIEGPLRPVERPATNRDLAIRKYWERKEIEALVVARDHARQLGLAIKIVKVEISFDGKHISFLYHTEEKVDLEPLRERLAAIYRGRQVELRLIGPRDVAKIIGGMGACGLETRCCALFLTEFSPISIKMAKEQGLSLNPEDITGMCGRLRCCLIYEYEQYVRAKQELPKKGKAVMTPYGEGVVVEVLPLKEAALVRVGDQIHEVPKEQLQPLEELKALQQKAEQPCNNGENCTCGRRGGGNGENPG, encoded by the coding sequence ATGACAGCGGAGATGATCCCAGACGGCGAAAGGGTGGTGGGCGTCCGGTTCCATCCGGTCGGCAAGATCTATCACTTCGACCCGGGGCCTTACGACCTGCAGGTGGGCGATTGGGTGATCGTGGAGACCCCCCGTGGCAAGCAGTTGGGCCGCGTGGTCTCCCTGGGGATGCCCCGCAGCGGACGGATTGAAGGCCCCCTGCGGCCGGTGGAGCGGCCGGCCACCAACCGGGACCTGGCCATCCGCAAATACTGGGAACGCAAGGAGATCGAGGCGCTGGTGGTCGCCCGTGACCACGCCCGCCAGCTGGGCCTTGCCATCAAGATCGTGAAGGTCGAGATCTCCTTCGACGGCAAGCACATCTCCTTCCTCTATCACACAGAGGAGAAGGTGGATCTGGAGCCCCTTCGGGAGCGGCTGGCGGCCATCTACCGGGGCCGCCAGGTGGAGCTCCGGCTGATCGGGCCCCGGGACGTGGCGAAGATCATCGGCGGGATGGGGGCGTGCGGCCTCGAGACCCGCTGCTGCGCCCTGTTCCTCACCGAGTTCAGCCCCATCTCCATCAAGATGGCCAAGGAGCAGGGCCTCTCCCTGAATCCGGAGGATATCACCGGGATGTGCGGGCGGCTCCGGTGTTGCCTGATCTACGAATACGAGCAATACGTCCGGGCGAAGCAGGAGCTGCCCAAGAAGGGCAAGGCGGTGATGACCCCTTATGGGGAAGGGGTAGTGGTGGAGGTGCTCCCCCTCAAAGAGGCGGCCCTGGTCCGCGTGGGCGATCAGATCCATGAGGTGCCCAAGGAGCAGCTCCAGCCCCTGGAGGAGCTGAAGGCCCTCCAGCAGAAGGCGGAGCAGCCATGCAACAACGGGGAGAACTGCACCTGCGGCCGACGCGGCGGAGGGAACGGGGAGAACCCCGGATAG
- a CDS encoding (Fe-S)-binding protein, whose amino-acid sequence MNGLYRLFEATLSPWVALREGPDYEALLTCIRCARCLPVCPTYQETLHEAQSPRGRLALLRAVEEGRLPLDESVEAHLYHCLDCRACNTVCPAGVPIGELIVAGRAATAAQRPRPWWLRLLLERALGSPRAAEWAAAPLRGAWRLGLIPLARWLFRFFPPLRELLDWVPRPAPPVRRALRDRPAPAEARYRVGFFLGCVMNAVYGDVVRASVRLLERLGCAVVVPWDQACCGAPQDDQGLREAARRFARRNIAAFEALGPLDAIVADCAACSGFLKEYPHLLAEDPEWADRARAFAARVRDLTEWLEAIWPEELQPIASGLRLTYHEPCHLSHVQGVRRQPRALLLRLRGATFRELPDAARCCGSAGIYNLTHPAMSRRLLERKMADIAATGASVVVTANPGCLLQLEWGVRRSGLAVQVRHLSELLDAALSSSEGREGSGWGAG is encoded by the coding sequence ATGAATGGCTTGTATCGTCTCTTCGAGGCAACCCTGAGCCCGTGGGTGGCGCTAAGGGAGGGACCGGATTACGAGGCGCTGCTGACCTGTATCCGGTGCGCCCGCTGCCTCCCGGTCTGTCCGACCTATCAGGAGACGCTCCACGAGGCGCAGTCCCCCCGGGGGCGCCTGGCCCTGCTTCGGGCGGTGGAAGAGGGCCGGCTGCCCCTCGATGAGTCCGTGGAGGCTCATCTCTATCATTGCCTGGATTGCCGGGCGTGCAACACGGTCTGCCCGGCGGGGGTCCCCATCGGAGAGCTGATCGTCGCTGGCCGGGCGGCTACGGCGGCCCAGCGCCCGCGGCCATGGTGGTTGCGTCTGCTCCTGGAGCGCGCCCTGGGCTCACCCCGGGCGGCCGAGTGGGCGGCTGCGCCCCTGCGCGGGGCCTGGCGCCTGGGCCTGATCCCCCTCGCCCGCTGGCTGTTCCGGTTCTTCCCTCCGCTGCGGGAGCTGCTGGACTGGGTTCCGCGTCCCGCCCCTCCGGTCCGCCGGGCGTTGCGCGATCGCCCGGCCCCGGCGGAGGCTCGTTACCGGGTGGGCTTCTTTCTGGGCTGTGTGATGAACGCGGTGTATGGGGACGTGGTGCGGGCCAGCGTTCGTCTGCTGGAGCGTCTGGGGTGCGCAGTGGTGGTTCCGTGGGATCAGGCGTGTTGTGGCGCGCCTCAGGACGATCAGGGCCTGCGGGAGGCGGCCCGGCGCTTCGCCCGTCGCAACATCGCCGCCTTCGAGGCCCTGGGGCCGCTGGATGCGATCGTGGCGGACTGCGCGGCGTGCAGCGGTTTCTTGAAAGAATACCCCCATCTGCTGGCGGAGGATCCGGAGTGGGCGGACCGCGCGCGGGCCTTCGCCGCCCGGGTCCGGGACCTCACCGAGTGGCTGGAGGCGATCTGGCCAGAGGAGCTCCAGCCGATCGCTTCCGGTCTCCGCTTGACGTATCATGAGCCATGTCATCTGAGCCACGTCCAGGGGGTGCGGCGGCAACCCCGGGCGTTGCTCCTGCGGCTGCGAGGGGCGACGTTCCGGGAGCTGCCGGACGCGGCGCGCTGTTGCGGCAGCGCGGGCATCTACAACCTGACCCATCCGGCCATGTCCCGCCGGCTGCTGGAGCGGAAGATGGCGGACATCGCCGCCACGGGAGCCTCCGTGGTGGTCACCGCCAACCCGGGATGCCTGCTCCAGCTGGAGTGGGGCGTCCGCCGGTCGGGGCTCGCCGTGCAGGTCCGGCATCTCTCCGAGCTCCTGGACGCGGCGCTCTCGTCTTCCGAGGGGAGGGAAGGATCAGGATGGGGCGCTGGGTGA
- a CDS encoding PQQ-dependent sugar dehydrogenase, whose amino-acid sequence MPTALAFAPDGRVFIAEKGGFEGDQEAHVWTFNGASLQRWLTLTVSTEGERGLVGLALDPYFERDSFVYLVYTSARPQPEWRLVRYRDESGRGVEPTVLMRAAFDPSCSFHFSGHIAFGPDGRLYVAIGDLCLGNPAQYLEHPAGKMHRLNPDGTIPPDNPFYDGSGPNLDSVFALGFRNTFAFTFDPLSGQILGAENGPQCNDELNRIRPGGNYGWPWDFNHQTCEYADLPQFEKPLYVWKTPIAPAGIAVYSGPMFPEWNGAVLICAWNTGQLHLLTLDDSRQRVTGVFAYSIPGASCRIGPWVAPDGAVWFADADGLYRLYRPWRNLSFLLPLPR is encoded by the coding sequence GTGCCGACCGCGTTGGCCTTCGCGCCGGACGGCCGGGTGTTCATCGCTGAGAAGGGTGGATTCGAAGGAGATCAAGAGGCGCACGTGTGGACCTTTAACGGGGCTTCCCTGCAGCGCTGGCTGACCCTGACGGTGAGCACCGAAGGGGAGCGTGGCTTGGTAGGGCTGGCCCTGGACCCCTATTTCGAGCGAGATAGCTTCGTGTATCTGGTTTACACGTCCGCCCGGCCCCAGCCGGAGTGGCGTCTGGTGCGGTATCGGGACGAATCGGGTCGCGGCGTGGAGCCGACAGTGTTGATGCGCGCGGCCTTTGATCCCTCGTGTTCCTTCCACTTCTCGGGCCACATCGCGTTCGGGCCGGATGGGCGTCTTTACGTGGCGATCGGGGACCTCTGTCTGGGGAACCCCGCTCAGTATCTCGAGCATCCGGCCGGCAAGATGCATCGCCTGAACCCGGACGGGACAATCCCCCCGGACAACCCGTTCTACGACGGCAGTGGGCCGAACCTGGACAGTGTGTTCGCCCTCGGGTTCCGGAACACTTTTGCCTTCACCTTCGACCCACTCTCAGGACAGATCCTGGGAGCGGAGAACGGGCCCCAGTGCAACGATGAGCTGAACCGGATCCGGCCGGGTGGGAATTACGGTTGGCCCTGGGATTTCAACCACCAGACGTGCGAATATGCGGACCTGCCTCAGTTTGAGAAACCTCTTTATGTCTGGAAGACGCCGATCGCCCCGGCGGGGATCGCGGTCTACTCCGGCCCCATGTTTCCGGAATGGAACGGGGCGGTGCTCATATGTGCGTGGAACACCGGCCAGCTGCACCTGTTGACGCTGGATGACAGCCGCCAGCGCGTGACCGGCGTCTTCGCCTACTCCATCCCCGGCGCCTCCTGTCGGATCGGCCCCTGGGTGGCGCCCGATGGGGCGGTGTGGTTTGCGGATGCCGATGGCCTCTATCGCCTCTACCGTCCTTGGCGGAATCTATCGTTCCTTCTCCCGCTCCCCCGTTAG
- a CDS encoding DUF6020 family protein: MHRALHARPLQATEWGTTLALSLVIAIALPVPSPFQDPSAHISDRVLPPPGITPEAIRSLHGFRSAPWTRWFIGDPAEDFITAAYVTVSSFFLGLFFVNIISIFKKIEHIHISKPSSSRWMVVAYAFPCWLIWSVYFVTFYPGILPVDALYQWEQILSGHFNNVHPAVHTLSMALIYQIWPSPASVVLAQMIMLGLMIGVIARALERWGIPSLGRWGMVGLSALAPGHGMMSVTLWKDVPYAIGLLGLTGGFLHLARDFLDRREPAWSTWIGIAGSGLAVALYRHNGLPVIFLTIGTVAMLWPRQRIRLFLRTILPILVCYLAVQASEMYVLRIPAVPRWFALQVPIHHVAALIYAGTPLTSTERDFLNQIQPLELWRRAYTCRFVDPVVNNNVLNRSFFDAHAGEFLSLWARLIARNPGAMIRHYLCSTDFLWRITEPPDAYVYAFEWGTPSNRLGLSSRALFPRLRGALWRLLGETLKHEWIWLFWRPALFLYLILFTGSILARRYGLQIAWTLTGPAVIHTLLWFPLLTAPDFRFQYPVYGIAICLLPMLWPGKGANV; encoded by the coding sequence ATGCATCGGGCCCTCCACGCCAGGCCCTTACAGGCTACAGAATGGGGCACCACTCTGGCACTAAGCCTCGTAATCGCCATCGCTCTTCCTGTTCCATCTCCATTTCAAGATCCCTCTGCTCACATTTCCGATCGAGTTCTCCCACCACCCGGGATCACCCCAGAAGCCATCCGCTCCCTTCACGGATTCCGCTCTGCGCCATGGACAAGATGGTTCATCGGCGATCCAGCTGAGGATTTTATCACTGCGGCTTATGTGACGGTTTCGTCATTTTTCCTTGGGTTATTTTTTGTAAATATAATTTCAATATTTAAGAAAATTGAGCACATTCATATATCAAAACCCTCTTCTTCAAGATGGATGGTTGTTGCCTATGCTTTTCCTTGTTGGTTGATATGGTCGGTCTATTTCGTGACATTTTATCCCGGAATTCTTCCAGTAGATGCACTTTATCAGTGGGAGCAGATCTTGAGTGGACATTTCAATAATGTTCATCCTGCTGTCCACACGCTTTCCATGGCCTTGATCTATCAGATCTGGCCCTCTCCGGCAAGTGTAGTGCTCGCTCAAATGATTATGCTGGGTCTGATGATCGGAGTGATCGCGCGGGCGCTGGAGCGATGGGGTATCCCATCGCTGGGTCGATGGGGGATGGTTGGGCTGAGCGCCCTGGCTCCGGGCCATGGGATGATGAGCGTCACACTCTGGAAAGATGTCCCATATGCCATTGGGCTGCTGGGTTTAACTGGAGGGTTCCTCCATCTGGCCCGGGATTTTCTGGACCGCCGCGAGCCTGCGTGGAGCACCTGGATAGGCATTGCGGGCTCCGGTCTTGCCGTCGCGCTCTATCGTCATAACGGGTTGCCGGTCATCTTTCTTACGATAGGCACGGTCGCCATGCTCTGGCCACGCCAGAGGATTCGCCTCTTTCTTCGAACCATCCTTCCGATCCTGGTCTGCTATCTTGCCGTTCAGGCTTCCGAGATGTATGTGCTGCGCATCCCTGCTGTCCCCCGCTGGTTCGCCCTGCAGGTCCCCATCCACCACGTGGCCGCCCTGATCTATGCTGGCACGCCGCTGACCTCTACCGAGCGAGATTTCCTAAATCAGATTCAACCTCTGGAACTATGGCGCCGCGCTTACACATGCCGGTTCGTGGATCCGGTCGTGAACAACAATGTCCTGAATCGGTCCTTCTTCGATGCCCACGCTGGCGAGTTTCTATCCCTGTGGGCAAGGTTGATCGCTCGGAACCCCGGCGCGATGATCCGACATTATCTTTGCAGCACAGATTTCCTGTGGCGGATCACAGAACCTCCAGATGCCTATGTCTATGCGTTTGAGTGGGGAACCCCTTCGAATCGATTGGGGCTGTCATCAAGGGCTCTGTTCCCCAGGTTACGTGGAGCGCTGTGGCGTCTCCTGGGGGAGACATTGAAGCACGAGTGGATCTGGCTGTTCTGGCGGCCTGCTCTTTTTCTGTATTTAATCTTGTTTACAGGAAGCATCCTGGCCAGGCGCTACGGGCTACAAATCGCCTGGACGCTAACCGGGCCTGCCGTGATTCACACGTTACTCTGGTTCCCTCTGCTCACCGCCCCGGACTTCCGCTTTCAATATCCGGTCTATGGGATCGCCATCTGCCTGCTCCCCATGCTCTGGCCCGGGAAAGGCGCCAACGTCTGA